From the Sandaracinaceae bacterium genome, the window CGCGCGCGCCCGGCCGCCAGCGCGTCCATCTGAGCCGCCAGCAGGAAGTCGCCCTGGCTGAGCCCACCGCAGTCATGCGTGGTGAGCTCCACCTCCACGGTGGCCCACACGTTGCGCCACTCGGGGTGGTGGTCGAGCTTCTCGGCCACGATGGCCACGCTGCTCATCCACCCGAAGGCCTCCGCGAACGACGCGAAGCGGAACGTCTTGGCGATGCGCTCTTGCCCGCGCGCCCAGCCCGGCAGCGTGGTGAGCGCGGCCTCGATCTCGGACTCGGTGGCGCGCTTGTAGGGCATGCCACGAGGATGACTCAGCGCGTGCCGGTGTAGCCAGTCGAAAACTCGATGGCGGCGCCATGGGGGGGGGGCCCACGTCGGTGGCGCGCGCGCATAGCCCGTGGTCCGGGCGACGGGGGTCTCGGCGGGCGCGTGGTCTCGAGCTGCCGAGAGGCTGAGCATGGCGCGTTGACGCCTGCCAGCAAAGCCCTTTGTCGTGGTGCGGCGCGCCACGGGGTCGCACCATCGGGGTTGAGGGGGGCCGGCGGGGCCAGTTGGGACGGCGGTGTGGGTCCTGCCATGCTGGCGGGGCCTGGCGTCGAGGATGGTCGCGATGTCGGGGCGGGGTCGCGGGGCCGGGCCGCAGCCGCCTGGGCCACAGCGCGCCGGCAGACAGGCTCGGGAGCAGCCTGGCGCGCGGGGATGTTTCAGACATGGGAGAGCTCCTTGGTGGAGGCCCCGCGCTCACCCGTAGCGCGCGGTCGGCCGGACCGGCGCTCACCTTGTGCAAGGGCGATACCAACTCCGACGAGACGCTTTATTCCCGTGCAGTGGGCGCGCTGCGCAACCCGCAGCGTGAACGTGTGGCCACGCTAGGCGGCGGCGCGTGTGACCGTGCGGAGGGCGCCCTCGCACCACTCCAGCAGGTCGCCCATGACCTGCTCGCGGTTGGTCTCGTTGAGCGTCTCGTGGCGCGCGCCGGGATAGATGGTGCAGCGCGTGTTGCGCATGCCGGCCGCCCGATACGACCCGTGCAGGCGACGCACGCCCGCGCCGCGGTCACCCACGGGGTCTTCGCTGCCCGCGAACAGGTAGATGGGCAGGTCTTTCGGCAAGCGGGCCAGACGGCTGGGCTCGGTCAGCGCGGGCAGCGCGTCCAGCATGTCCAGCCAGGTCTGCACGCTGACGGGGAAGCCGCACAGCGGATCATCGATGTACTTGTCGACCTCGTCGGGGTCGCGCGAGAGCCAGTCCGCCGTGGTGCGCGTGGGCGCGAAGGCCTTGTTGAAGTCGTCGAAGCTCAGCTTGTTGAGGAGCGCGCTGGTGTCGCGGTAGCCCACCCGCAGGCGCTCGAGGCGCGTGACCACGCGGCCCAGCGTGGCGATGGGCGGCGGCTTGCCGTTGCTCCCGGAGAGCACCACGGCGTCCACGCACTCGGGGTGGTCCAGGATGAGCTGCTGCACCATGAACGAGCCCATGGAGTGGCCCAGGATGACGACGGGCAGCTTGGGGTGCGCCGCGTGCGCCATGCGGTTGATGGCGTAGAGGTCGCCTACCGCGCGCGTCCACGAGGCGTCGTCCGCCATGTGTCCGGGGCGCCCGTTCTCGGGGATGCTGCGGCCGTGGCCGCGGTGGTCGTGGGCGTAGACCACCCAGCCCGCCGCGCAGAACTTCTCGGCCAGGCGGCGATAGCGCCCCGCGTGCTCGGCCATGCCGTGAGCGATTTGCAGCACGGCTTTGGGCTGCGCGCCCTGCTTCTGCCAGCGGTAGATGTGGATGCGGAGGGCGTCGGGCGACTCGTAGCTGAGGTGCTGCTCTTGCATGGAACCCGCGAGCATACCCGGTTCAGCCCTCGTCCTCTAGGTTGAGAAAATCACTCCACAAATCGAGGCCGCGGTCGGAGTACGCCTCGAGCGTGGCCACCAGCGCGCGCCGCTCGTCGGCGGCCACCAGCTCGTCGGGCAGGAGCGGGTCGAGGACCACCCAGCGCACCGCCTCGCGGCCCACCAGGAACGCCTCGCGCACCGCGTCTTCGAGCGGCATCTGGTCGATGCGCCGCGAGCTCGCTTCCAGCTGCTCCTTCATGTCGCGGTAGACGGCCCGGAGCGCCTTCTTGTCCCACAGGGTGCGGGCGCGCGCTTCTTCGGCCGGCTCGAGCCCCGCGATGCGGAAGACCACGGCGCTGTCTTCCATGCCCAGCTGGCGCAGGCGCGGCCCGATGAAGGCCAGGTCGCCCTTGAGGTTGGCGGGGCGCACGTGCAGCCCCGGACGCAGGCGCCGAAAGCCCGCCATCTTGAGTGCCTGCTGGCGCCGCCGCAGCGCGGGGCGGTCCGTGCGGGAGAGGTCCGCCGTGAAGCAGGCCAGCCAGCTGCCGTCCCAGGCCTGCACCTGGCCCTCCAGCAAGCGCCAGCGCGAGACCTGCTCGTCGATGGGCAGGGCCGCCTGGCCCAGCTGGTACTGCCCGCGGTCTTCGGACTCCACCAGCCCCTCGGCGCGCAGGCGCACGATGGCCACGCGCACGCTGTTCTCGGCCACCTCGAACACGTCTGCGGCCTTCACCAGGATGCGCACCGGCACGCTGGGCCCGTGGATCAACGGCGCCACGGAGAGGATCTCGAGGATGATGCTCTTGGCGCTGACGTTCATGGTGGCGGAGGATACAGCGTTGGTCAGGGACGAAACACCATCAACGTG encodes:
- a CDS encoding 4a-hydroxytetrahydrobiopterin dehydratase is translated as MPYKRATESEIEAALTTLPGWARGQERIAKTFRFASFAEAFGWMSSVAIVAEKLDHHPEWRNVWATVEVELTTHDCGGLSQGDFLLAAQMDALAAGRART
- a CDS encoding alpha/beta hydrolase, yielding MQEQHLSYESPDALRIHIYRWQKQGAQPKAVLQIAHGMAEHAGRYRRLAEKFCAAGWVVYAHDHRGHGRSIPENGRPGHMADDASWTRAVGDLYAINRMAHAAHPKLPVVILGHSMGSFMVQQLILDHPECVDAVVLSGSNGKPPPIATLGRVVTRLERLRVGYRDTSALLNKLSFDDFNKAFAPTRTTADWLSRDPDEVDKYIDDPLCGFPVSVQTWLDMLDALPALTEPSRLARLPKDLPIYLFAGSEDPVGDRGAGVRRLHGSYRAAGMRNTRCTIYPGARHETLNETNREQVMGDLLEWCEGALRTVTRAAA
- a CDS encoding PaaX family transcriptional regulator yields the protein MNVSAKSIILEILSVAPLIHGPSVPVRILVKAADVFEVAENSVRVAIVRLRAEGLVESEDRGQYQLGQAALPIDEQVSRWRLLEGQVQAWDGSWLACFTADLSRTDRPALRRRQQALKMAGFRRLRPGLHVRPANLKGDLAFIGPRLRQLGMEDSAVVFRIAGLEPAEEARARTLWDKKALRAVYRDMKEQLEASSRRIDQMPLEDAVREAFLVGREAVRWVVLDPLLPDELVAADERRALVATLEAYSDRGLDLWSDFLNLEDEG